tttaattattctctcgttgattggtttccatgttctaaccctgttgttacacttatttttgattagtattcccactcctgcctttgctctacattctttattaactttgctccagcagtggatatggtcttctattgtttccgctccattttctttctttttggtttctgttgtaACTAGTATGTCGCTGTTGCTTTCTCTAAACTCCGTGATCACTTCCGTCGcctttttgttccatccttgtaTATTCCTTGTTGCATATATGACtgttctatcttttcttcgtTTTGATTGACTGAGCTTTGATAAGACTGGGTCTTCCGAACTCTTCGCAACATTGCCCACCCCGTATCCGATGTGTGGGGATGTGTTTCTGTATTTGGCTTTTTCATCTTGCGATTTTCGTTCTTCTTACCCTTACGCTTTTCTGTGTGTTACGTTGCTAATTCCTAACGCCACAGCCCCCGTTTGGAGGACCTTTTCTTCAGCCGCtcattctggatcagacgctcttggttcttccgccctctcgaccattgtgacttttccagccatcctctggtctcgagaccgttgaccggttttcacctgtaccctggttttttttagaggtgttactcctctatccctcctcttttatccgggctttgGACAGGCTGCGTCGGTTATAGAGCTACTCAATTTACCCCATACCAATCCAGGcagagtttaaaaaaaatgtttaaaaatgttgtgtattcTTTATAAATGAGTCATTATTATTTGCAAATggttatatatttaataaaaatttcgacatttcactacaaggagaattcatcgTACTACAAAGTGTATATTCTGTTGCCTTGTTGCAAAATGAGGTGCCTTGCTGTAACGAGGTATAATTAATTTCCTTTTAAGGTTAACTTCTACAAAGAACACTATCTAGTACTGATATCCGTAAGTTTTATTTGTACTGGCCTGAAGACGAGGCGCTAATTGTTGACTCTGATAGTTGTCGCAGAATAAACAGTATTTAACTTGATTGTGAGTTTTGACCCTTACTCTATAACCCAAGTATTATTGACACACCTATGCagtttttatcatttaaaaacaaTTCATTATCACCTATCACTTTTTATCATTATCACTTAAAACAacaatatcttttttttattgtataatggctttggcatagccaattagccagactatttgtggtagttacaatttttgattttattacctaagcctatttataatataaatttacaggaagtaatatgttcgtatacacattcaatttttgacatatttacaatttttaatttgaatacctaaaactttttataatttaaatttacaggatgttatgtattcgtagatacattttaatatctgctttgcttattatttgaaaaaataattgtatttaaattgacaggcaatgaacaatttagctcaattagtttttcatacatcattttgatactttgtttgtactgtactgtccacactccaatataaagtgctgcagatcttccactttaccacaggagcaatatgggttatcagtaatacctatgctgtgtttgtatgcagTAAACATTATTTTATCTGCTCTCTATTTTAGCTATTCATCAATAAAAATCaccaaagttaaaaaaaattgagaattAAATATGTAACATTTTTGTCTacgattgtatatatatatattgtatatatatatatatatatatatatatatatatatatatatatatatatatatatatatatatatatatatatatatatatatacttgggAACAAAGGTTGGGATACTCGTTTTATAATACATAATTCTAATAAGTTGATAAAGCTGAGTCAACATTGATTTTATTTATAAAGTGATAAAATCTCTAGAAAATGTGATAAGAAAATAGGTTTCAAAAacgttgttttcatttttaaattgttttgaatATCAGGATTGTACAATAAATATACATTTCGAACAAACCTTTTCCGAATATTACTTAGCGGTTATACGTTTTCACCTTGTTTTTATTCCCAGTATATGAAAATCTAACAtgtaagactttaataaaatgtaagAATTCGTTATCAAAACCACAGAGCCCCGCTTCAGAGATGACGCTCTCAAGATGATATAGGAACACAATAATTTGGAAAGGGATGCAAAATTAGGAAGTAAAATTGAAGAGAAAATTCACATTATCAGTTGTTCAAACTGCCTTTTTATCTAATGGAACCATTTTCCACACAGAATCACAACAGAATAAGTAATATACTGTGGGAGGAGTACTGAAAACTTAAAATGGTGTTAGCAGGTATCTATTGACTTGTGTGTTTATAGTATTTTCTGTAAGGAGAATTTTTTTGCCAGAATATCTATAAAAGTGCTGTCGATAGACCAAGCAATGTAATGTTTATTCTCCTCCTGTATATTATTTCTTCTTTCCGTACCATGTCTATTACTGAATGTTGGCTATCATAATTTTATTTACCGCAGCTCTAAAGAGGGACGACGAAGACTGATTAAACCGCTCACGTAGGTTTCGAAGCCACGATGTTATTCTTCGACCCGGACCCCTCTTCACATATTTTGCCCTGAATAATTAAATGGAGGATTCCATAACGTATCGCATGACATGGACAAAATACTCAAATTTTGGTATTTTTACTACTTCAGGTTGTTTTTTAACGTTGCAATACCTCTTAATTTGTCACTCTGTCAACACAGCTTATGCGTAGCAACCTTCGATACATCCACATTTCGAAATCTTGATGTTTATTTACTAGCGATTTAGTGAGCGTCCACATTTAAACTCCGTACAATAATGTCGAGAAAATGTAACATTTGACGAGTCTTATGTTCATGTTATTGAACATAAGACTCGTCTTCCTATTCCAATAGTCATTTTTATCTGAAACGACATAAGTAATATTCTCAGTTTTTTCTCAGTATTTCAGTACTATATGGTGTAATTATGTAGTCGTCTACCGGTGTTTTGCTGACtaccatatatttagttttaccAACAATGTCAATTAATAACCGTAGTTCTTCCGCAGAACTCACAAGCAACACAGTATCATTTACATATCTCAGATCACTGATTCCGTTGACCTTGATACCATTATCAACCCTGGCAAGTGTCTCTCTGAGAATATGTATTAAAAAGCAGTGGTGAAAAGATGCACCCCTGTCTAACCCCACGGAGAATTTCAATTGATTTAGAAGTATCCTGGTCAATTCCGACATTTGCTTGGTGGTGATATATAACTCTATCCGGGTAATTCTTCTATAATCCGATATACGCGTTTTAACCGTAACATAtataaatagtatattacttATTGGGATGCTATTGCCATCACTCTTTGTGGTTTATATCTTCTCCGTTTCTCTGACTTTATGTTTTGATATTGAATGATTCTAAATTCTTCCCCTTGGATTTTCTTTAGTCCTACAATTCTTCTGAGAACCTTCCTTAGTAAAATTATTAGTTTAATCTCAACTATAATAGAGTTTGAATCGTAGTTTTCCATTAAGTCCGATGTGAGAATCTGAGTAATTATAATTAGCGGTTGATCAAAGATTAGATTTTAAGTGGAAGTCAAATTTGTCATCTTAAAGATGTTATTAAAAGCAGTGGGGATATATGTTTGACCGGCAAAATTGCGATGATGTGTAGAATTGTGGGGATTAAGTAACCAGATTTTGAAGGAGAAAGTTGAGTTCAGGGCGTACAGCCCTTACCCTACTTTTTAGCTGGTAAAAggtcttttgtttatttttttgggaATCGTTTGAGCAATGTTTCTCAAAACAACAGTATCTTTGTGTAAGTGACAATATGGTTTTGGTTGCAATCAACGAGTATAAGGTAAATCAAAAGTAAAGTTTAATTTGGTACAAAAGAGGTTTAACTACCCGACAAAAACTCTGTTTACACCCAATTTTTTTGTATGATGCAAATGCAGATTAAATAAGTATGCTGAATATTTCAAGTGATGCTGATCTATACAGGAAAAAATCACCTGTTATCATTTACATTTTTCTTTAACATTTTATGTATCCAGTGTCGTGCAATGTTAGTGCTTTTTAAACGGGTAAATTCCGTAATTTCTATTTTATCACcatttgtttctttttgtacGCAGCACTAAATTTTGTATGTAAATTAAGAACTAAAAACATGATGTAATAAAGGCTCTggtaaattttcaattttaatttttttaaaataatcttcaaTTTTTAAATCATATGTTTACCAGGCCATTGagagaaatttttattaaataatgatgTACAAATATATTAACTTGTAATGGACATTGCTGTTTTTAAGACCTAAATTAATATGtccaattttttatgtttttgattGATAACAAATATGGCTTGTACGTTACAATAATTTTGTCTTGTTTTTAATTTCTCTAAAAATCTTCTTTTCTCTTGGACCAGGAataaattggtatatttaattaaaattaaatttaaaaatcccaaagaattaagttcaaaacgtttaCGGACTAATCAGTTCATCTTTAGTGATCTTTGTAGTACTTGCAAAATAAACTCAAAACCAAACAGTGCTTGGGTTTAAATGGATTACATACCATACAATGGAACcatactttaaaatattaaattatatggcAGTATGCTGATGAAATTAGAtttcaaatatattaagaacaagagccaaaagaaaatgCGCTTACACAGTGGTGTACACAAACTTACATGTGGCGACTGCTAAAAAATTATATCGGTTAGAtcgaaaaacagattctacatctgcacttcaccttctagatcataatgattattttaataaacaattttaaattatttatatccAAATAAAGGTCTttagctatctttattagaatctatggaaattaacaaattaaatactACAGATATAATTCCGAATGACCAACTTGAAACAAACAGCTCTCCCCCCCCCTTTTAACTTATTCGgttaaatactataaagtataggCTCATAACAAAATAGCTCACTTCAgcaaggcactctgccgaaacagctgcagtgataatacattataataaattttgtggaagtagtgaaatcaaaaattttcagtgttatattgttaaataaaatgaaaagttCCATTAGGCaatggtcgaatccatcacttatttcaAAGTGATTTTCCTATAtgattttaaaaatcaaatatgATAAAAACCGAAGAGGTGCTTGTAGAGCTCAGTTCACGACCTTGTTTTAACTAAATAGTTTGCTTAATaactttaaagtttaaaatatttaaatattgatttaatatatttctttattatacTGCATTCTACTTATGAGTTTGTAATACATATTGTTTGATTTAGTAAAATGGTTGCAATTTcttatatttctctttttttattctcCTACTCTAATAGTTCCTTTcgaaaatattgataaataaatataGCTTGCATGTTTTCATAGGGGAAGTTAatcaaatttttagtttttaatgtaAGATTCATGTTCATGTTCATTAGAAACATATAATTTggaaaacaaaacacaaaattttatttagatttaaaaaatatttaacggaTTTTTGTAgggtaaattaaaaaaacaaacaaacaaaaaatctattctacaatttgaCGTTGTTTAAAATCTTCAATACGCTCATCGCTAAAACCTAAAATTTCACTTAGAACTTGCTTGGTATGTTGCCCTAATGTAGGTGGTGGACTTTTAACAAAATTTCCCCCCTCTCCATATTTAACTGCAGGTCCAACCACTTTTATTTGACCAGCTACCGGATGGTCCAAAGTTTTTACCAAATTGATTGCTTTAACATGAGGATCTTCAAACGTGTCCTTCATTGTATTGACCGGTCCACATGGAAACGATGCTCCTAAGAATATATCGGCCCATTCTTTGTTAGTTTTCGCCTTCAAGATGGTTCTCAACAGTGGCACCAATTCTTCTCTGTTATGTACTCTCAAATTATTCGTTAAGTACTTTTGGTTTTGTGGAAGATCTGGTCTTTGTATTCGTTCACAGAAGTCTTTAAACTGCAGTTCGGAGCCGGTACCAATGGTAAAATAGCCGTCTTTGGTGGGGAATGATTCATAGGGAACGATACTTTCGTGTGCAGTTCCCCATTTTTTGGCCTCTTTGCCAGCGTTCAAGTAATTGGAGCCTATGTTTATAAGTGTAGATATTTGAGTGGAAAGGAGATTGCAGTCAATTTTCTGGCCTCTTCCGGTTCTTGAGCGTTTGATGAGAGCCGCCATGATGGCTCCATGTGCGTAGAGACCTAAATTTTATATAGATTTTAATGAGttcatgtttaaaaaaaaaaacgtataaaATTATCAGACACACAAACATACAACCTTAGAAACATATacgttaattttaaatattatatcgGTATTTATCAATTTTCTGTAAACTCTTTCgattcacattttttattttacgtAATAGATAAGGATAAAAAATAATAACCAGTTTTAAGATAGGTGTAGGTGGAAGTCAATTATTGCATGTGAAAGTAATAATTACTGCTGGATAAGTACACATCTTTGTTTGTTACGTACTTGTACAAGTCTTGAAACCTTCGCACTGCGTCTCAGGTAGTACATTTCGGTGACATTTACTCGTTTCGTTTCTGCATTTTTGCCCCAAATCTCGCTTAATAGACAGGTGATTTTACCAGTTTTCTTGATAAACGTTATTTGGGATGTTTTTATTCCATTAAAGGTTCATAAAGGGGTCCTGAAAATCTATATTTTTTACCTTCTCGAATCCTCATTAATCAATTTTATATTATAGAGGGCAGCTAATACTGGATGGATGGTGACGTAATTTATACCTCGTTTACGCGGGGCGCCTCTTCAAGGTGTGGGCTCCCTTGCCAGGTAGAGAGTTGGTAAGAGCAGACGTTAGTCTGCGATTGATGTTTGTGTTTGTTAAGGAGAGATAAGGAAGACGAGTGGCTTGCTAAGAAGCATTAGTCAGTTAGTGTGTGTATGTCGTGTCGTTTGTGGTGCGTGGTGAGGAAGGTTGCTACCCATGCTGCTCTGCGGGGGTACTTACGCGTATTACCAACTATACTTTAGAAACGGCTTTTTCGATTGAGCATTTTTGGCTTGCAGATTGTTAAAATCTGCGATATCTTATTGGCGTCGCTTCTAGGGTGTtaaaatactcatcaggaagttcgtttcCAGTTTCCTGTGTCCTAGGCAGTGGCAAGATGTTTTAAGGACCTCCATTGCTCTGATGTTGGAGCTTGTTACGGAGCGAAGTACATATCTCTTGCCGAGAGTTCGGATTCTGCTCTCTATGGTTGGTATGTTCGCCAGTTGGTGGATTAATGCCGACGGATAgtctggaggcacattaaaaaacaggcagtcatgtctacataaaaagaagaagaaggatagtCAGCACactttctcatgatctttctcaAGATCTTGCGTTCGGTGGCCATGATGGCATTTATTTGGCGGTTGTTCAGTGAGGAGTAAAGAATAGCCTTGTACTCAATAATAGGTCTGATGTAGGTTTTATAAGTGTGTAGGAGAGTTTTGCTCTGTGTACCAAAAGATTTGCCTGATAGGGCTCCCGGGAGTCCAGCACATCTTCTCACTCTGTTAAGGGTGATATTTGTTTCAACTTGAACAAGACCAGTGGAGACAAGTTACCTCAGGCCTAGATCATAGAGACGGTACAAAATTCTGGAACAAATTTAAAACTCTAACCAAACAAAAATCAAGGCCTCACTCCCATCTCGTTATCAATAAGTCAATCATAG
The genomic region above belongs to Diabrotica undecimpunctata isolate CICGRU chromosome 8, icDiaUnde3, whole genome shotgun sequence and contains:
- the LOC140447767 gene encoding succinyl-CoA:glutarate CoA-transferase, which encodes MYCPTFRVLSCTKQITNQLRKKSIKINSNSDESPLDGVRILDLTRIVAGPFCTMVLSDLGAEVIKVERPKTGDECRKWGPPYANNTQEACYFLSVNRNKKSMCVDLKHPEGRNILYDLAKKSDVLVENYVPGKLAELKLGYEDFQKVAPHLIYCSITGYGPDGPYKNRPGYDVIAASMGGLIHATGTISGEPVKVGVAMTDVTTGLYAHGAIMAALIKRSRTGRGQKIDCNLLSTQISTLINIGSNYLNAGKEAKKWGTAHESIVPYESFPTKDGYFTIGTGSELQFKDFCERIQRPDLPQNQKYLTNNLRVHNREELVPLLRTILKAKTNKEWADIFLGASFPCGPVNTMKDTFEDPHVKAINLVKTLDHPVAGQIKVVGPAVKYGEGGNFVKSPPPTLGQHTKQVLSEILGFSDERIEDFKQRQIVE